The following are from one region of the Arachis duranensis cultivar V14167 chromosome 10, aradu.V14167.gnm2.J7QH, whole genome shotgun sequence genome:
- the LOC107468323 gene encoding CBL-interacting serine/threonine-protein kinase 12 → MAGVVSKQPMNTTTTPNKKDSTSSSSSNLLLGRFEIGKLLGHGTFAKVYCAKNVKTGEWVAIKVIDKEKILKGGLVAHIKREISILRRVRHPNIVQLFEVMATKTKIYFVMEYVRGGELFNKVAKGRLKEEVARKYFQQLISAVGFCHERGVYHRDLKPENLLLDENGNLKVSDFGLSAVSDQIRQDGLFHTFCGTPAYVAPEVLGRKGYDGAKVDLWSCGVVLFVLMAGYLPFHDQNVMQMYKKIYKGEFRCPRWFSPDLANLLTRLLDTKPETRIAIPEIMQNKWFKKGFKQIKFYVEDDRLCSFDDTENMIMEDHNVNSINSSNHPSNISNCGDDDNASVSDYAESDSEVEIKRRHSVSNPPLPRPASLNAFDIISFSKGFDLSGLFEEKGDEARFVTSAPVGKIISKLEEIAHLVRFSVRKKDCRVSLEGTREGLTGPLTIAVEIFELTPKLVVVEVKKKGGDRAEYERFCNNELRPGLMNLMKEEESCSSSFSSSASPANGISSDSTPHYHHHHPPLLRVLSEPANKISSALDDPVEYRPPASEA, encoded by the coding sequence ATGGCGGGCGTGGTTTCGAAGCAGCCCATGAACACCACCACAACACCCAACAAAAAAGACTCAACGTCGTCGTCATCATCGAACCTCCTGCTAGGTCGGTTTGAGATCGGAAAACTGCTAGGTCACGGAACATTCGCGAAGGTGTACTGCGCAAAGAACGTGAAAACCGGAGAATGGGTGGCAATAAAGGTGATAGACAAAGAGAAGATCCTAAAAGGAGGGCTGGTGGCGCACATCAAGCGCGAGATCTCAATCCTCCGGCGCGTCCGCCACCCTAACATCGTTCAGCTCTTCGAGGTAATGgcaaccaaaaccaaaatctACTTCGTCATGGAATACGTCCGCGGCGGCGAGCTCTTCAACAAGGTTGCAAAAGGAAGACTCAAAGAAGAAGTCGCCAGAAAGTACTTCCAGCAATTAATCTCCGCCGTCGGATTCTGTCACGAGAGAGGCGTCTACCACCGCGACCTCAAACCCGAGAATCTCCTCCTCGACGAGAACGGTAACCTTAAGGTCTCCGATTTCGGCCTCAGCGCCGTCTCCGATCAAATTCGCCAGGACGGTTTGTTCCACACGTTCTGCGGGACTCCGGCCTACGTGGCACCGGAGGTTCTCGGTCGAAAGGGCTACGACGGCGCAAAAGTTGATCTGTGGTCTTGCGGTGTCGTTTTGTTCGTTTTGATGGCAGGGTACTTGCCGTTTCACGATCAGAACGTGATGCAGATGTATAAGAAGATCTACAAAGGTGAATTCCGGTGCCCTAGGTGGTTCTCCCCTGATCTCGCCAATCTCCTCACCAGGCTCCTCGACACTAAGCCCGAGACGCGGATCGCCATTCCCGAAATCATGCAGAACAAGTGGTTCAAGAAAGGCTTCAAGCAAATCAAGTTCTATGTCGAAGACGATAGGCTCTGTAGTTTCGATGATACTGAAAACATGATCATGGAGGATCATAATGTTAATAGCATTAATAGCAGTAATCATCCTTCTAATATCAGTAACTGCGGAGACGATGACAACGCTTCTGTTTCGGATTACGCTGAATCTGATTCTGAGGTTGAGATTAAGAGAAGACATAGCGTTAGCAATCCTCCTTTGCCTCGGCCTGCGAGTTTGAATGCGTTCGACATAATTTCGTTTTCCAAAGGATTCGATCTGTCTGGATTGTTCGAGGAGAAAGGGGACGAGGCGAGGTTTGTGACGTCGGCGCCGGTTGGGAAGATTATATCGAAATTGGAGGAGATTGCACACTTGGTTAGATTCTCGGTGAGGAAGAAGGATTGCAGGGTGAGCTTGGAAGGAACAAGGGAAGGTTTGACGGGTCCATTGACGATTGCTGTTGAGATATTCGAGCTGACACCGAAGCTTGTAGTAGTTGAGGTGAAGAAAAAAGGAGGAGACAGAGCAGAGTATGAGAGGTTCTGCAACAATGAATTGAGGCCTGGCTTGATGAACTTGATGAAAGAGGAGGAATCCTGTTCATCCAGTTTTAGTAGCTCTGCTTCTCCTGCCAATGGAATTAGCAGCGATTCTactcctcattatcatcatcaccatcccCCATTGCTGCGTGTGCTTTCAGAACCTGCCAATAAGATATCTTCTGCTTTGGATGATCCTGTCGAGTATCGACCTCCAGCTTCAGAGGCTTAA